A single region of the Vibrio chagasii genome encodes:
- a CDS encoding MFS transporter: MKKEQIPFQVWILTLAAFAIGTAEFVIAGILPQIATSLSITEGQAGYLISAYALAIVIGGPILTIYLARFNKKMVLIGLMALFIIGNVLSALAPNYSLLLASRVIAGLVQGPFYGIGAVVATNLVSEKMAGRAVGQMFAGLTLANVLGVPAGTWISLQFGWHTTFFTVAALGTIAMISILTSIKSSGHSEAKDIKTQLMAFRNPMLLISLAITAFAWSGFMKLYGYLAPIAMHITGYGQDSVTWILVIVGVGLIIGNTLGGRSSDKDLGKASMFWAVAMIASLVVVGLVVDNKILFVAAVFVFGIASFANVPAMQLRVMNHGGEGQELAATANISAFNLANAFGGFLGGMVLDSQLGAGMIPFAAVVVPVIGLLLIAKANRANKPQSNSIFSPAESK, from the coding sequence GCAGCATTTGCGATCGGCACCGCTGAGTTTGTTATCGCAGGCATTCTTCCACAAATTGCCACATCCCTTTCGATCACAGAAGGCCAAGCAGGTTATCTAATCAGTGCTTATGCGTTAGCTATCGTTATCGGCGGGCCAATCTTAACCATCTACCTTGCTCGCTTTAATAAGAAGATGGTGCTGATTGGATTAATGGCGCTATTCATTATTGGTAATGTCTTGTCAGCCCTAGCACCTAACTACTCATTGCTGCTCGCTAGCCGTGTGATTGCAGGCTTAGTTCAAGGGCCTTTCTATGGCATAGGTGCGGTTGTTGCGACCAACCTAGTGTCGGAAAAAATGGCAGGCCGCGCGGTTGGTCAAATGTTCGCAGGCTTAACACTGGCTAACGTTCTTGGCGTTCCCGCTGGTACATGGATTAGCTTGCAGTTCGGTTGGCACACCACCTTCTTTACCGTAGCTGCACTTGGCACCATCGCAATGATTTCTATCCTGACATCTATCAAATCAAGCGGTCACAGCGAAGCGAAAGACATCAAAACTCAACTAATGGCATTTAGAAATCCAATGCTGCTTATCAGCTTAGCGATCACCGCTTTTGCTTGGTCTGGGTTTATGAAGCTTTACGGCTACCTTGCGCCTATTGCCATGCACATCACGGGTTACGGTCAAGACTCAGTTACTTGGATCTTAGTCATTGTCGGTGTTGGCTTAATCATAGGTAACACATTGGGCGGCCGCTCTTCCGATAAAGATTTAGGCAAAGCTTCCATGTTTTGGGCTGTCGCGATGATCGCTTCACTGGTTGTGGTGGGCCTAGTGGTAGACAACAAAATCCTATTCGTTGCAGCGGTATTTGTCTTTGGTATTGCATCATTTGCGAACGTTCCTGCCATGCAACTTCGAGTAATGAACCATGGCGGCGAAGGACAAGAACTTGCTGCTACAGCCAACATTTCTGCCTTTAACCTAGCGAATGCCTTCGGTGGTTTCCTTGGTGGCATGGTTCTCGACAGCCAGTTAGGTGCAGGAATGATTCCGTTCGCAGCCGTTGTTGTTCCTGTCATTGGTTTACTGCTTATCGCCAAAGCTAACCGAGCAAACAAGCCACAAAGCAACTCTATTTTCAGCCCAGCGGAAAGCAAGTAA